One Corynebacterium appendicis CIP 107643 DNA window includes the following coding sequences:
- a CDS encoding IS256 family transposase translates to MTAAPHSIDPATYLDDLLAQASPDLMRQMLQGFINQILSAQADTVCGAEYGVASAERVNHRNGYRHRDLDTRVGTIDVAVPKLRHGAFFPDWLLERRSRAERALSTVIATCYLKGVSTRRMNDLVATLGIANMSKSHVSRMAEELDEMVTDFKNRPLDPGGYAYLSCDALTIKVREGGRVVKCSVLLATGVNADGYREMLGMHVATAESNASWKGFFQDLKARGLRGVYLVTSDAHEGIQHAISEVLPDASWQRCRTHFAKNLYEKVPKTQWPMVSAMFQTIFQQPDAQSTWAQAREVVDLLEPKFPQVSAYLEESLDEVLAFTAAPKPVWTKVWSNNPTERLNREIRRRTDVIGIFPNRESIIRLVGAVLAEQHDDWIQQKRYMSLSALEHTKQLMHHPGDDHGDHHQLTA, encoded by the coding sequence ATGACCGCTGCTCCGCATTCTATCGACCCTGCAACCTATCTGGACGATCTGCTGGCACAGGCCTCCCCGGATCTGATGCGGCAGATGCTGCAAGGGTTTATCAACCAGATCCTCTCCGCCCAAGCTGACACCGTCTGCGGGGCTGAGTATGGTGTCGCTTCTGCCGAGCGGGTCAACCACCGCAACGGGTACCGTCACCGCGACCTTGATACCCGTGTGGGCACGATCGATGTGGCGGTGCCGAAGCTGCGCCACGGAGCGTTCTTCCCGGACTGGCTGTTAGAGCGCCGCTCACGGGCCGAACGCGCCTTATCGACTGTGATCGCGACCTGCTACCTCAAAGGGGTTTCCACCCGCAGGATGAATGACCTGGTGGCAACACTTGGGATTGCCAATATGTCGAAATCTCACGTCTCGCGCATGGCGGAAGAACTCGACGAGATGGTCACAGATTTCAAAAACCGCCCACTCGATCCCGGCGGGTACGCCTACCTGTCGTGCGACGCGCTCACGATCAAAGTCCGTGAAGGCGGCCGGGTGGTCAAATGCTCTGTGCTGCTAGCTACCGGGGTCAACGCCGACGGCTACCGCGAAATGCTCGGCATGCATGTCGCCACCGCGGAATCCAACGCATCGTGGAAAGGCTTCTTCCAAGACTTAAAAGCCCGCGGGCTGCGTGGTGTTTATTTGGTCACCAGTGACGCCCACGAAGGCATCCAGCACGCTATCTCCGAAGTGCTGCCTGATGCATCCTGGCAGCGGTGCCGCACCCACTTTGCGAAGAACCTCTACGAGAAAGTCCCAAAGACCCAGTGGCCGATGGTCTCGGCGATGTTCCAGACAATCTTCCAGCAACCCGACGCCCAATCCACCTGGGCCCAAGCCCGCGAAGTGGTCGACCTGCTGGAACCGAAGTTCCCACAGGTTTCGGCGTATTTGGAGGAATCCCTCGATGAGGTGTTGGCGTTTACCGCAGCCCCGAAACCAGTCTGGACGAAAGTCTGGTCAAACAACCCCACCGAAAGGTTAAACCGGGAGATCCGCCGGCGCACCGACGTCATCGGCATCTTCCCGAACCGCGAATCCATCATCCGGCTCGTCGGCGCTGTCCTAGCCGAACAGCACGACGACTGGATCCAGCAAAAACGCTACATGTCACTGTCCGCACTCGAACACACCAAACAACTCATGCACCACCCAGGAGATGATCATGGCGACCATCACCAGCTAACCGCCTAA
- a CDS encoding cadmium resistance transporter, producing the protein MILTTVLQAIGLFAATNIDDIIVLSLFFARGAGQSGTTARILAGQYLGFAGILVAAILVTIGAGAFLPPAAIPYFGLIPLGIGLWAAWQAWRGDDDDDDDEAKVAGKKVGVWTVAGVTFANGGDNIGVYTPVFLSVEPFAVVAYCVIFLALVAVLVALAKFVATRPPIAEVLERWEDILFPIVLIGLGIVILVSGGAFGL; encoded by the coding sequence ATGATCCTCACCACAGTCTTGCAAGCGATAGGCCTGTTCGCAGCTACCAACATCGACGACATCATCGTGCTCTCCCTCTTCTTCGCGCGAGGGGCAGGCCAGAGCGGCACCACCGCCCGTATTTTGGCCGGCCAGTACCTCGGATTTGCCGGCATCCTCGTCGCCGCGATCCTTGTGACCATCGGCGCCGGAGCATTTCTGCCCCCGGCAGCTATTCCATACTTTGGTCTCATCCCTCTGGGCATCGGCCTCTGGGCCGCATGGCAGGCCTGGCGCGGAGACGATGACGACGATGACGACGAGGCCAAGGTTGCCGGCAAGAAGGTCGGCGTTTGGACAGTCGCAGGCGTCACGTTTGCCAATGGCGGCGACAACATCGGTGTCTACACCCCTGTATTCCTCAGCGTGGAACCTTTCGCAGTAGTCGCCTACTGCGTTATCTTCCTCGCGCTCGTTGCGGTCCTGGTGGCCCTGGCAAAGTTCGTCGCCACCCGCCCCCCGATCGCGGAAGTGCTCGAACGCTGGGAGGACATCCTCTTTCCCATCGTTCTCATCGGCCTCGGCATCGTGATCCTCGTCAGCGGCGGAGCCTTCGGGCTCTGA
- the istA gene encoding IS21 family transposase, with protein sequence MISLEQWAQIRYLRGQGLSIRKIANEVGCAKKTVERALASDSPPKYPTRRAKTTSFDAFEPQVRALLAETPRLNAKVIGQRVGWTGSESWLRKNIARIRPEYLPADPVDTLTHLPGREIQCDLTFAAGGLPDANGVPRPFPVLVMAASHSRFAAACLLPTRRTDDLIAGMWQLIERDFKAVPDRLVWDREAGIGKARLCEPVAAFAGAIGTKIVQAPPRDPESKGIVERTNGYMKRSFFPGRRFSNPQDVQDQLDEWFSTVANTRTHATLKTRPIDLFRIDQQSMRPLPPYAPTIGIRPAVRLPRNYYITVDTNQYSVDPAFIDRLVTVRTCLEEITVTGPSGEIAACHRRYWGKHHVITDPAHRHAARRMRQLITGPQRHNHTPDNDVEVADLAIYDSIA encoded by the coding sequence GTGATTTCTTTGGAGCAATGGGCACAGATCCGATACCTGCGTGGGCAGGGTTTATCGATACGCAAGATTGCCAACGAGGTTGGCTGCGCGAAGAAGACTGTCGAGCGGGCACTCGCTTCGGATTCGCCTCCGAAATACCCGACGCGTCGGGCTAAAACCACAAGTTTCGATGCCTTCGAACCACAAGTACGCGCGTTGCTGGCTGAAACTCCACGTCTTAACGCAAAAGTCATCGGGCAACGCGTTGGGTGGACCGGGTCAGAATCGTGGCTGCGCAAAAACATTGCCCGGATCCGACCCGAGTATCTTCCCGCAGACCCCGTGGACACGCTCACCCATCTTCCCGGGCGTGAAATCCAGTGCGACCTGACTTTTGCCGCTGGCGGGCTGCCCGATGCAAACGGTGTGCCCCGGCCATTCCCGGTGCTGGTGATGGCGGCATCGCATTCCCGATTCGCCGCGGCTTGTCTGCTACCAACCCGTCGCACCGACGACCTGATAGCTGGGATGTGGCAGCTCATCGAGCGCGACTTCAAAGCCGTGCCCGACCGGCTGGTATGGGACCGGGAAGCGGGCATCGGTAAGGCCCGCCTGTGTGAGCCAGTCGCTGCGTTCGCCGGTGCAATCGGCACCAAGATCGTCCAGGCCCCGCCGAGAGATCCGGAATCGAAAGGCATCGTTGAACGCACCAACGGCTATATGAAGCGCTCCTTTTTCCCAGGCCGGCGCTTCAGCAACCCGCAGGATGTGCAAGACCAGCTCGATGAATGGTTTAGCACCGTGGCCAACACCCGCACCCATGCCACGTTGAAAACCCGCCCGATCGATCTGTTTCGCATCGACCAACAGTCCATGCGTCCACTTCCGCCGTATGCCCCAACGATCGGGATCCGTCCTGCGGTACGCCTGCCACGCAACTACTACATCACCGTCGACACCAACCAATACAGCGTCGACCCCGCCTTCATCGACAGGCTTGTGACCGTGCGCACCTGTCTAGAAGAAATCACTGTCACAGGACCATCCGGCGAAATCGCTGCCTGCCACCGGCGTTACTGGGGCAAACACCACGTCATCACCGACCCTGCCCACCGACACGCCGCACGACGCATGCGACAGCTAATCACCGGACCCCAACGACACAACCACACACCAGACAACGACGTAGAGGTAGCCGACTTAGCCATCTACGACTCAATCGCCTAG
- a CDS encoding IS3-like element IS3502 family transposase (programmed frameshift): MPRKVYSDQFKRDAVAMYENDPQVSLNAAAADLGINRSTLRVWVDKYGTGTKPQFSAGLRADRARQLTDAEKLRQLQQENARLKEERDILRKAAKYFHGRDELVIRFRFVDDHRTDYSVKRMCTVLGLNRSSYYKWKASSTQRHRRLVDDAILGAKVKAIFDDKKQLYGAKRIAAELTFNDAYSSTGPVNHKRIARIMRKLQLRGYTKKRKVTTTQRGSHRFIFADLVKRNFTAPAANRILVGDITYLPIADGSNMYLASVIDCYSRMLVGFAIADHMRTDLVEEALEHARRTRGSLSGAIFHSDHGSVYTSSQFQAVCRRLNVTQSMGAVGSSADNSLAESFNAALKREVLKDQKVFSNQLVCRRDVFAWCARYNTTRRHSWCKYLTPIEYESHAS, translated from the exons ATGCCTAGGAAGGTTTATTCGGATCAGTTCAAGCGCGACGCGGTCGCGATGTACGAGAACGATCCACAGGTGTCGTTGAACGCGGCGGCCGCTGATTTAGGGATCAACCGCTCCACGCTTCGCGTATGGGTTGATAAGTACGGAACTGGCACGAAACCCCAGTTTTCAGCGGGCTTACGTGCTGATCGTGCGAGGCAACTGACCGATGCTGAGAAGCTACGTCAGCTGCAACAGGAAAACGCCCGCCTGAAAGAAGAACGCGATATTTTGCGTAAGGCAGCCAAATATT TTCATGGAAGAGACGAACTGGTGATCCGCTTCCGGTTCGTTGATGACCACCGCACCGATTACTCGGTCAAGCGGATGTGCACCGTACTCGGGTTAAACCGCAGCTCCTACTACAAATGGAAAGCTAGCAGCACCCAGCGGCACCGCAGACTGGTTGATGATGCCATACTCGGAGCCAAGGTGAAGGCCATCTTCGACGACAAGAAGCAGCTCTACGGCGCAAAACGCATTGCCGCCGAGCTGACTTTCAACGATGCGTACAGTAGCACCGGACCGGTCAACCATAAGCGCATCGCCCGGATTATGAGGAAGCTTCAGCTGCGCGGCTACACGAAAAAACGTAAGGTCACGACAACGCAGCGCGGGAGTCATCGCTTTATATTCGCTGACCTGGTCAAGCGTAACTTCACTGCGCCAGCTGCCAATAGGATCCTCGTCGGCGATATTACCTATCTGCCGATCGCAGACGGGTCGAATATGTATCTGGCTTCTGTGATTGACTGCTACTCGCGGATGCTCGTCGGCTTCGCGATCGCAGACCACATGCGCACCGACCTCGTCGAAGAAGCGCTCGAGCATGCTCGCCGTACCCGTGGCAGTCTCTCCGGGGCGATCTTCCACTCAGATCATGGCAGCGTGTATACCTCATCGCAGTTTCAGGCTGTCTGCCGAAGACTCAACGTCACCCAGTCGATGGGAGCAGTTGGCAGCAGCGCTGATAATTCACTCGCGGAGTCGTTTAACGCGGCGTTGAAACGAGAAGTGCTCAAAGACCAGAAAGTCTTTTCCAATCAGCTAGTCTGCCGGCGCGACGTCTTCGCATGGTGTGCGCGCTACAACACCACCCGAAGGCATTCCTGGTGCAAGTACCTCACACCCATTGAGTACGAATCTCACGCTTCCTAA
- the istB gene encoding IS21-like element helper ATPase IstB: MSHTHAHDTQATIAHLSQTLKAPRINTVYATIAEQARAESYTYEEYLAAVLSVEATARAESGARQRVKRAGFPAVKTIADFDFGAQPGIDRADIARLETGAWVATAENVVLLGPPGTGKTHLATALGITAAQQGYRVLFDTAAGWINTLTEAHNTGRLESVLKRLSGYHLLIIDELGYIPVEADAANLFFQLVSRRYEHGSIIVTSNLAFSQWAQCFGDVTVATAMVDRIVHHAKIFQHRGVSHRIKGRELTTPQTNQAQ, encoded by the coding sequence ATGTCCCACACGCACGCCCACGACACCCAAGCAACGATTGCGCACCTGTCACAGACGCTGAAAGCCCCACGTATCAACACCGTTTACGCCACCATTGCTGAACAAGCACGCGCAGAATCGTATACCTACGAGGAATACCTCGCCGCGGTACTTTCAGTAGAAGCCACCGCACGCGCTGAATCCGGAGCGCGCCAACGCGTTAAACGAGCCGGTTTTCCAGCAGTCAAAACCATCGCCGATTTCGACTTCGGCGCCCAACCCGGCATCGACCGCGCCGACATCGCCCGACTAGAAACCGGTGCCTGGGTCGCAACCGCTGAAAACGTCGTCCTTCTAGGCCCACCAGGCACCGGAAAAACACACCTAGCTACAGCCCTAGGCATAACCGCTGCTCAGCAAGGCTACCGAGTACTGTTCGACACCGCCGCAGGGTGGATCAACACACTCACCGAGGCACATAACACCGGACGACTCGAATCCGTACTCAAACGCCTAAGCGGATACCACCTGCTCATCATCGACGAACTCGGATACATCCCCGTTGAGGCAGATGCCGCAAACCTGTTCTTCCAACTCGTCTCACGCCGATACGAACACGGATCCATCATCGTCACATCCAACCTGGCTTTTTCCCAATGGGCCCAATGCTTCGGAGACGTCACCGTTGCAACTGCCATGGTCGACCGCATCGTCCACCACGCAAAAATCTTCCAACACCGAGGAGTAAGCCACCGCATCAAAGGCCGCGAACTCACAACACCACAAACAAATCAGGCACAATAA
- a CDS encoding YgaP family membrane protein produces the protein MQARWSINITPIERGARIVLGLLGVVGGGILLSQADSTGAVIVELLLIVAGLDLIVTGGTGHCPLYKKLGRLPLRKGHPS, from the coding sequence ATGCAGGCGAGATGGAGTATCAACATCACCCCTATCGAAAGGGGCGCTCGCATCGTGTTGGGTCTTCTCGGTGTCGTTGGCGGAGGAATTCTGCTCAGCCAGGCGGACTCCACGGGCGCGGTGATCGTGGAGCTGTTGTTGATCGTGGCTGGTCTGGACCTGATCGTCACTGGTGGGACCGGGCACTGTCCACTGTACAAAAAATTGGGCCGCCTCCCGCTTCGGAAAGGACACCCCTCATGA